One part of the Fusibacter sp. A1 genome encodes these proteins:
- a CDS encoding CotH kinase family protein, whose translation MVKKTKRLALAVVAVIMLTISLMGLYYLLDIQESEVDVEQYPFPPLLDVSKTVFRLPQAVTDRTPVAGTMSIEYGKEKKEYGITASKRGSSSYLFSKPQYSLSLIGEDGVEVSRSIMDMPSGEDWVLNGPFIDKTMIRNYLGYSVAFDIMGYAPRLQFTELHHEINGVLSYRGLYAWTEKIRRDNHKVKISASLQGYEETSFIVKRDTYRIGDTLLKVYGKELYLYPNEMLQVYPRVNLTDAQRNYTEDTISLFERNLYHDNYDVEGLGYEEYADLLSFVDFVIINEFFMNTDAGIKSTYFYKDARGKLMAGPVWDFNNAMGNVNFNFEMYDYKGFFMHQRAWFDRLLNDKKFVGILIDRYKHLRRLELSDDVLQSKIDEAMSVLSPFIERDQTLYTASKVNVAYRGFLGLEDMRLADHMNQMLLDEHHLPTEVSRLKNFITKRGQWMDENIDSLLKWVDQ comes from the coding sequence TTGGTTAAGAAGACAAAAAGGTTGGCACTGGCTGTCGTTGCTGTCATCATGTTGACAATTTCATTGATGGGGCTTTATTATCTGTTGGATATACAGGAGTCTGAGGTGGATGTGGAACAATATCCTTTTCCACCACTTCTTGACGTGTCCAAAACAGTATTCAGATTGCCTCAAGCGGTGACAGACAGAACGCCTGTCGCAGGGACGATGAGCATAGAATATGGTAAAGAAAAGAAAGAGTATGGGATAACGGCTTCAAAAAGAGGCTCAAGCTCCTACCTATTTAGCAAACCTCAGTATTCACTTTCGCTTATCGGTGAGGATGGCGTTGAGGTGAGCCGGTCTATCATGGATATGCCATCCGGTGAGGACTGGGTTTTAAATGGCCCCTTTATCGACAAGACGATGATCAGAAACTATTTAGGCTATTCTGTGGCGTTCGACATCATGGGTTATGCTCCTAGACTTCAGTTTACAGAACTCCACCATGAGATTAATGGAGTGTTATCCTATAGGGGACTCTATGCTTGGACAGAAAAGATACGCCGCGACAATCACAAAGTCAAGATCAGCGCGTCGCTTCAAGGATACGAAGAGACTTCATTCATTGTGAAACGCGATACTTACCGGATTGGAGACACGCTCTTGAAAGTCTATGGGAAAGAACTCTATCTGTATCCCAATGAGATGCTGCAGGTTTATCCGCGAGTGAATCTAACGGATGCTCAAAGAAACTATACGGAAGATACGATCAGTCTTTTTGAACGGAACCTGTATCATGACAATTATGACGTGGAGGGCCTGGGATATGAGGAGTATGCGGACCTGCTTTCTTTTGTCGACTTTGTCATTATCAATGAGTTCTTTATGAATACGGATGCAGGCATCAAAAGCACCTACTTTTACAAGGATGCACGTGGAAAACTGATGGCAGGTCCGGTGTGGGATTTTAACAACGCCATGGGCAATGTCAATTTCAATTTTGAAATGTATGATTACAAAGGCTTTTTTATGCATCAGCGAGCATGGTTCGACAGACTTTTGAATGACAAGAAGTTTGTGGGTATCCTAATCGACAGGTATAAGCATTTACGTAGGTTGGAGTTAAGCGATGATGTGCTTCAAAGTAAGATAGATGAGGCGATGTCTGTGCTAAGCCCATTCATTGAAAGGGATCAGACGCTCTATACTGCGAGTAAAGTCAATGTGGCTTATCGCGGCTTCTTAGGTCTCGAAGATATGCGCCTAGCCGATCATATGAATCAGATGCTTCTCGATGAACATCATCTGCCGACAGAGGTGTCACGACTTAAAAACTTCATTACAAAGAGGGGTCAGTGGATGGACGAGAACATCGATAGTCTTTTAAAGTGGGTGGACCAATGA
- a CDS encoding DUF4956 domain-containing protein, translating to MRETLYKLLEGASSDVTMLVMLQRLSVALVLGLILYVTYRLSFSSVTYNRKFNTSLIMIGMVTTAVMMVIGSSVALSLGMVGALSIVRFRTAIKDPRDAAYIFWSIAIGLCAGTGNFSLGVGTTLAISVVLLFAGVGLKFKKDIYIVVIRGDRSEEENIMGEVNKTFKTYLLKSKHTTETSLELVYQVKMKNGDDKGFAHRLYKLHGMRSINILAQSGETIG from the coding sequence ATGAGAGAAACATTATATAAACTTTTAGAGGGCGCAAGCAGCGATGTCACGATGCTTGTGATGTTGCAAAGACTGTCAGTCGCACTTGTACTAGGCTTAATACTGTATGTGACCTATAGGTTGTCATTTTCAAGCGTCACCTATAATCGAAAATTCAATACATCGCTGATTATGATCGGCATGGTCACTACTGCCGTCATGATGGTGATCGGTTCGAGTGTCGCGCTTTCGCTTGGGATGGTCGGTGCCTTATCCATTGTCAGATTTCGAACAGCCATCAAGGACCCAAGAGATGCCGCGTACATCTTCTGGTCGATCGCCATCGGATTATGCGCCGGAACAGGTAATTTTAGCCTTGGAGTTGGAACAACCCTTGCGATAAGTGTTGTCCTCCTATTTGCAGGTGTCGGACTTAAGTTCAAAAAAGATATCTATATCGTCGTCATCAGGGGTGATCGTTCTGAAGAAGAAAATATCATGGGAGAAGTCAATAAAACCTTTAAGACGTATTTATTGAAGTCCAAACATACGACTGAGACAAGCCTAGAACTTGTTTATCAGGTAAAAATGAAAAACGGTGATGACAAAGGATTTGCACATCGGTTATATAAGTTACATGGAATGAGAAGCATAAATATTCTGGCACAGAGTGGTGAGACGATTGGTTAA
- a CDS encoding polyphosphate polymerase domain-containing protein, which yields MRVDRKETKYRLNVTEYGNLCSLLPRMLEPDINNGDYGYYIRSLYFDSINDNDYFEKVNGVEVRKKIRLRVYGDKKKVKLEIKRKMGAFQRKDSLWISMEDAMKLQACDYDCLDNYEDELAGEIRHLLVAGGYKPVVLIDYLRKAYTSLANDTRVTLDSELRSSEFDLDLFSDGDQLIPVQDNYFAILEIKSSGGLPRWISRQLSGIEEASRAVSKYSNSRWFYEENNML from the coding sequence ATGCGAGTTGATAGAAAAGAAACTAAATATCGGTTAAATGTGACTGAATACGGAAATTTATGCAGTCTCTTACCGAGAATGCTGGAGCCTGATATAAATAATGGGGATTATGGGTATTACATAAGGTCGCTTTACTTCGATAGCATCAATGATAATGACTATTTTGAAAAAGTAAACGGAGTTGAGGTCAGAAAAAAAATTCGCCTAAGAGTTTATGGTGATAAAAAGAAGGTCAAACTCGAGATTAAAAGAAAAATGGGTGCTTTTCAAAGAAAGGACAGCTTGTGGATTAGCATGGAAGATGCGATGAAACTACAAGCCTGCGATTATGATTGCTTAGACAATTATGAAGATGAACTTGCCGGTGAAATTCGGCACTTGCTTGTGGCAGGCGGCTACAAACCGGTGGTGCTCATCGATTATTTAAGAAAAGCCTATACGTCCCTTGCGAATGATACGAGAGTAACACTCGATTCAGAACTCAGATCTTCTGAGTTTGATCTTGACCTGTTCTCAGACGGTGATCAGTTGATTCCCGTACAAGATAATTATTTCGCAATTCTTGAGATTAAGTCTTCCGGTGGACTGCCACGCTGGATTAGCAGGCAATTAAGCGGAATAGAAGAAGCAAGCAGAGCAGTAAGCAAATACAGCAATTCACGATGGTTTTATGAAGAAAATAATATGCTATAG